One genomic window of Gloeocapsopsis sp. IPPAS B-1203 includes the following:
- a CDS encoding DNA cytosine methyltransferase has protein sequence MEKLNEDTFVSGCADIKKVSSVVSLFSGCGGLDLGFSKAGFNIVWANEFDKDIWETYEKNHVNTFLEKRNIKNIFYADIPDCLGIIGGPPCQSWSEAGNQAGISDERGQLFLDYIQILKVKQPLFFLAENVSGMLHKKHSQAITNILNAFKEAGYNTSYKLLNALYYNVPQDRKRVIFIGYRYDLKKQFDFNRLVRTLPIPTLKQAIWNLKDSALPAQNNTHPQLCAVPNHEYMQGSFSSIYMSRNRVRLWNEPSFTIQAGGRHAPIHPQANRMIHVDKDKWIFDPNSPYSYRRLSVRECARTQTFPDEFIFYYKNLTSAYKMIGNAVPVNFAYAVAKVIKDDLQEPQEQYLGQTTQEPLQLSLNLV, from the coding sequence ATGGAAAAGCTTAATGAGGACACTTTTGTAAGCGGCTGCGCCGACATAAAGAAAGTGTCCAGTGTTGTTTCACTCTTTTCAGGCTGCGGCGGACTTGATTTAGGTTTTTCAAAAGCAGGTTTTAATATCGTATGGGCGAATGAATTTGATAAAGATATCTGGGAAACTTACGAGAAAAATCATGTTAATACTTTTCTTGAAAAAAGGAATATAAAAAACATTTTCTATGCAGACATACCAGATTGTCTTGGTATTATTGGTGGTCCTCCCTGTCAAAGCTGGAGTGAAGCTGGTAATCAAGCAGGGATAAGTGACGAGCGCGGTCAACTCTTTTTAGACTATATTCAGATTCTTAAAGTTAAACAACCTTTATTTTTTTTAGCTGAGAATGTTTCAGGAATGTTGCACAAAAAACATTCTCAAGCCATAACTAATATTCTCAATGCCTTTAAAGAAGCTGGATATAATACTTCTTATAAATTACTGAATGCACTCTATTACAACGTTCCACAAGATCGAAAGCGAGTTATTTTCATCGGCTACCGTTACGATCTAAAAAAGCAGTTCGATTTTAATCGTCTTGTACGTACACTTCCTATACCTACACTCAAGCAAGCTATTTGGAATTTAAAAGATTCAGCTTTACCTGCACAAAATAACACACATCCCCAACTTTGTGCTGTACCAAATCATGAATATATGCAGGGAAGCTTTTCTAGTATTTATATGTCACGAAATCGTGTCCGCCTTTGGAACGAACCATCATTTACAATTCAAGCAGGTGGTCGTCATGCTCCAATTCATCCACAAGCAAATAGAATGATTCATGTTGATAAAGACAAATGGATTTTTGATCCAAACTCACCTTATTCATATAGAAGATTATCTGTGAGAGAGTGTGCGAGAACTCAAACTTTCCCTGACGAATTTATTTTTTACTATAAAAACTTAACTTCTGCCTACAAAATGATTGGTAATGCTGTACCTGTTAATTTTGCTTATGCTGTTGCAAAAGTGATTAAGGATGATTTACAAGAGCCTCAAGAGCAATATCTAGGGCAAACAACCCAAGAGCCACTACAATTAAGTTTAAATCTTGTTTAA
- a CDS encoding NgoPII family restriction endonuclease, which yields MGNFLRAIYTATQNSMADIASFYRSKNRINAVGDVLEYFVKDIFANTLSETDENKKNIAYEKTFSYFGNANNPPDLMLINGGDAIEVKKIESENSQIALNSSYPSAKLFADGPMITANCRNCESWYERDLIYAIGSIKKNKLSLLWFIYGDCYAASREVYERIRTIIADGVVAIPGVEFSKTKELGRVNKVDPLGITHLRIRGMWNIEHPNKAYRYLNIDYQANKTLRLFALI from the coding sequence ATGGGAAACTTTCTCCGAGCTATTTATACAGCTACTCAAAATTCAATGGCTGACATAGCAAGTTTTTATCGTAGTAAAAATAGAATTAACGCTGTTGGTGATGTTTTAGAATATTTTGTTAAAGACATTTTTGCTAATACGTTAAGTGAAACTGATGAAAATAAGAAGAATATAGCATATGAAAAAACTTTTTCGTATTTTGGTAATGCCAACAATCCTCCTGACTTAATGTTGATTAATGGAGGAGATGCAATAGAAGTTAAAAAGATTGAATCAGAAAATAGCCAAATTGCTTTAAATAGTTCTTATCCCTCAGCAAAACTGTTTGCTGATGGCCCAATGATTACAGCTAATTGCCGTAATTGCGAGAGTTGGTACGAAAGGGATTTAATATATGCTATTGGTTCAATAAAAAAGAATAAGCTATCACTACTGTGGTTCATCTATGGTGACTGTTATGCAGCAAGTAGAGAAGTTTACGAGAGAATAAGAACTATTATTGCTGATGGGGTCGTTGCAATTCCAGGAGTTGAGTTTAGTAAAACAAAAGAATTAGGACGAGTTAATAAGGTAGATCCTTTAGGTATTACCCATTTAAGAATAAGAGGTATGTGGAATATAGAACACCCAAATAAGGCTTATCGTTATCTTAATATCGATTATCAAGCGAATAAAACATTGAGATTGTTCGCTCTTATTTGA